In Gemmatimonadaceae bacterium, the genomic window ATTTGCCTGACGCGGCCGGACCATCGATCGCAATTGCCGTCCGGGGTGTGCTCATCGCCGGCAAATATATCCCGGACAGTTCGCCCTATTGCACGAGTGCAGCGACATCGCTCCAGAACGTAGGGTACGATATGTCCACGCAATCCCGGTCATCCACCTCGATGTCGTTTCCGTCGACCCATCCAATCACCCCGAAGGCCATGGCAATGCGATGGTCGCCCTGCGTCGCCACCCTCCCACGCAGGGGACGCCGTCCCGCCGAGATCCTGAACCCGTCGCGACGCTCTTCGGCCTGAGCTCCGATTGCGCGCAGGTTGGAGACCACTGCAGAGATTCGGTCGCTCTCCTTCACGCGCAATTCTTCCGCGCCCGATACGTCGAGATCGACTCCACTCGCCGCCGCAACGCAGGCGAGCAGCGGTAGCTCGTCGATCATCGCGGGCACTTCGTCTGCTCCAACGCGAATTCCATGCAGCTTTCTCGGAGCGACTACGACGGTCCCGGTTTCTTCTCCCGCGACTTTGCGCTTCTCGATGAATCGAACCGAGCCCCCCATGCGCGCGAGAACCGTCAGAAATCCGGTTCGCGTCGGATTCACGCAGACGCCCGGAATACGAACCTCGCCTTCGTCGGCAAGTGCGCCGAGCGCGACGAGGTATGCCGCCGAGGATGGATCAGCGGGGACGGTCAGGCGGAGCGGCTCGATCTCCGCCACCGGAGTAAGTGTGACACTTGCCTCGGTGATAGTCAGCGGAACTCCGACCGACGCCAGCATCCTCTCCGTATGATCGCGCGAGCGGCGCGCCTCACGCACCGTCACACTGACTCCGCCGA contains:
- the aroA gene encoding 3-phosphoshikimate 1-carboxyvinyltransferase — translated: MKARGTVRVPGDKSISHRALICAAIASGGSHITNLLRSADVESTASVLRVLGVSIPALADEVVIEGVGFGGLREPGLALQCGNSGTTARMLAGVVAASPFATRLEGDPSLSRRPMRRVTEPLTAMGARIEFERDDGLPMTVYGGDLSGIAWNTRASSAQTKSAILFAGLLGGVSVTVREARRSRDHTERMLASVGVPLTITEASVTLTPVAEIEPLRLTVPADPSSAAYLVALGALADEGEVRIPGVCVNPTRTGFLTVLARMGGSVRFIEKRKVAGEETGTVVVAPRKLHGIRVGADEVPAMIDELPLLACVAAASGVDLDVSGAEELRVKESDRISAVVSNLRAIGAQAEERRDGFRISAGRRPLRGRVATQGDHRIAMAFGVIGWVDGNDIEVDDRDCVDISYPTFWSDVAALVQ